One Streptomyces coeruleorubidus DNA segment encodes these proteins:
- a CDS encoding membrane-associated oxidoreductase has protein sequence MQIDDMTPAEERVWRAFPRGDDVDFRGPADEDPARGAHWGPERTVRAAVLRALLLSAPQEDGETAALRLAGARITGVLDLKYAEVDHAVRLSDCYFEDVPVLYGARLRQLNLRDSVLPGLDAATLRVDGVLRMSDCLFDGPVRLGGAQISGALFMDRAEIDERPPDQPALQLNHVTIGDGLSAQDLRTRGEVRLTGASVAGTIDLNGARLEAGTGEAALDAETLTVEGDVLLRDVDVLGWIGLRGARIAGRLDLSHARLANPGDTALRASSCTVGELWLRRSPPMKGALNLRRAQLDVLFLEPDVVPGEVLLNSLVYTSLTPHEPAERRLAMLERDREGYVPHAYEQLTAAYRRIGDDDAARVVQLAKQRRRRGTLPWYGRLWGYVQDATVGYGFRPLRAAGWLVSLLVIGSLAYALHHPQPLKADEAPQFNPVFYTLDLLLPVISFGQEGAFAPTDGYQWLSYTLVLTGWILATTVVTGITRTVSRQ, from the coding sequence ATGCAGATCGACGACATGACACCCGCCGAGGAGCGGGTGTGGCGGGCCTTTCCGCGCGGGGACGACGTGGACTTCCGGGGGCCGGCGGACGAGGACCCGGCGCGGGGCGCTCACTGGGGACCCGAACGGACCGTACGGGCGGCCGTGTTGCGGGCCCTGCTGCTGAGCGCCCCGCAGGAGGACGGGGAGACGGCCGCCCTCCGGCTGGCGGGCGCGCGGATCACGGGCGTGCTGGACCTCAAGTACGCAGAGGTCGACCACGCCGTGCGCCTCAGCGACTGCTACTTCGAGGACGTCCCCGTCCTGTACGGGGCGCGGCTGCGCCAGCTGAACCTGCGCGACTCCGTCCTGCCCGGACTGGACGCCGCCACCCTGCGCGTGGACGGCGTGCTGCGCATGTCGGACTGCCTGTTCGACGGGCCCGTGCGGCTCGGCGGGGCGCAGATCTCCGGGGCGCTCTTCATGGACAGGGCCGAGATCGATGAACGGCCCCCCGATCAGCCCGCGCTCCAGCTCAACCACGTGACCATCGGCGACGGCCTGTCGGCGCAGGACCTGCGCACCCGCGGCGAGGTACGCCTGACGGGTGCCTCGGTCGCCGGGACGATCGACCTCAACGGGGCGCGGCTGGAGGCCGGCACCGGTGAGGCCGCCCTCGACGCCGAGACGCTCACGGTGGAGGGCGACGTCCTGCTGCGCGACGTGGACGTCCTCGGCTGGATCGGCCTGCGCGGCGCCCGGATCGCGGGCCGCCTCGACCTCTCCCACGCGCGGCTGGCGAACCCCGGTGACACGGCACTGCGCGCCAGCAGCTGCACCGTCGGGGAACTCTGGCTGCGCAGGAGCCCGCCCATGAAAGGCGCCCTCAACCTGCGCCGCGCCCAGCTGGACGTCCTGTTCCTCGAACCGGACGTGGTCCCCGGGGAGGTCCTGCTCAACAGCCTCGTCTACACCTCCCTCACCCCGCACGAACCCGCCGAGCGGCGCCTGGCGATGCTGGAGCGCGACCGCGAGGGCTACGTCCCGCACGCCTACGAGCAGTTGACCGCGGCCTACCGCCGGATCGGCGACGACGACGCCGCCCGCGTCGTCCAGCTCGCCAAGCAGCGCCGCCGCCGCGGCACCCTGCCGTGGTACGGCCGGCTGTGGGGCTACGTCCAGGACGCCACCGTCGGCTATGGCTTCCGCCCCCTGCGCGCCGCGGGCTGGCTGGTGTCGCTGCTGGTGATCGGCTCCCTGGCCTACGCGCTGCACCACCCCCAGCCGCTGAAGGCGGACGAGGCCCCGCAGTTCAACCCGGTCTTCTACACCCTCGACCTGCTGCTGCCGGTGATCTCCTTCGGGCAGGAGGGCGCGTTCGCACCCACCGACGGGTACCAGTGGCTCTCCTACACCCTCGTCCTCACCGGCTGGATCCTCGCCACGACCGTCGTCACCGGC